In Ruania zhangjianzhongii, the following proteins share a genomic window:
- a CDS encoding NAD-dependent epimerase/dehydratase family protein, with the protein MTTTALVTGASGFLGGYVVSELREHGYRVIATGRNSAALPTGGPTIAGDLDALATTTAPADLVIHCAALSTPWGRWAEFEHANVTGTDRVLTYARRNGVRRIVHVSSPSIYAAARHATNISEHQVDPGNRLNGYIRSKIAAEALLQRSRQHSGSPEIVILRPRGIIGAGDPSLVPRLLEVHEKIGTPLFDGGRALIDLTSVQNVATALRQAAETPGIDGEAFNLTNGDPRPFRDLLDQLFTVLGRTPRYRSLPTRPLYAVAGLLEKIYGHLPGYPEPPLTRYTLSTIAYAQTLDITKARTLLGYAPHVSLDESLAAYV; encoded by the coding sequence ATGACGACAACTGCACTGGTCACCGGGGCGAGCGGGTTCCTCGGCGGCTACGTCGTCAGCGAGCTGCGCGAACATGGCTACCGAGTGATCGCCACCGGCCGCAACTCCGCCGCCCTGCCCACCGGCGGGCCCACGATCGCCGGGGACCTGGATGCCCTTGCCACCACCACAGCCCCCGCCGACCTGGTGATCCACTGCGCCGCCCTCTCCACCCCCTGGGGCCGCTGGGCCGAGTTCGAACATGCCAACGTCACCGGCACCGACCGGGTGCTCACCTACGCCCGCCGCAACGGCGTGCGCCGGATCGTGCACGTCTCCTCGCCGAGCATCTACGCCGCTGCCCGGCACGCCACGAACATCTCTGAGCACCAGGTGGACCCCGGCAACCGGTTGAACGGCTACATCCGCTCCAAGATCGCCGCCGAAGCCCTGCTCCAGCGCAGCCGCCAGCACTCCGGCAGCCCCGAGATCGTCATCCTCCGCCCCCGCGGGATCATCGGCGCCGGCGACCCCAGCCTGGTACCCCGCCTCCTCGAGGTACACGAGAAGATCGGCACCCCACTCTTCGACGGCGGCCGCGCCCTGATCGACCTCACCTCCGTGCAGAACGTCGCCACTGCGCTCCGCCAGGCCGCTGAGACCCCCGGCATCGACGGCGAAGCCTTCAACCTCACCAACGGCGACCCCCGACCGTTCCGCGACCTCCTCGACCAGCTCTTCACCGTGCTCGGCCGGACCCCGCGCTACCGCAGCCTGCCTACGCGGCCCCTCTACGCCGTCGCCGGCCTGCTGGAGAAGATCTACGGACACCTGCCCGGCTACCCCGAACCCCCGCTGACCCGCTACACCCTCAGCACCATCGCCTACGCCCAGACCCTGGACATCACCAAGGCCCGCACCCTGCTCGGCTACGCGCCCCACGTGAGTCTGGACGAGAGCCTGGCCGCGTATGTCTGA
- a CDS encoding 3-oxoacyl-[acyl-carrier-protein] synthase III C-terminal domain-containing protein: MRQCEIAGWGTDLAERVVTFGDQTRYRIADGVTQLDMLAAAAGRALDKAGLAPEDIDCVIGAVAGDLQPIPCTAALVWERIAPRASVAAFDVNSTCTSFVTAVDVASRYLADGEYQRILIISGDVASRFLNPDQPESNELFSDAAAAVVLTRGQDPERGVLTSLQRTWAEHAHDTEIRGGGSLLPPHDYARHDRADYQFDMDGRRALRNMVRVLPEFFDTFFARLDAQAGLGLADVDLVVPHQASRALGLAMHRIGVPAEQYVDWVSEAGNMVSASVPFVLARCLDSGRVQRGDVVVLCGTAAGLTANALALRL; this comes from the coding sequence ATGCGGCAGTGTGAGATCGCAGGGTGGGGGACCGACCTGGCCGAGCGGGTGGTCACCTTCGGCGATCAGACCCGCTACCGGATCGCCGACGGCGTCACCCAGCTGGACATGCTCGCCGCCGCGGCAGGGCGCGCGCTGGACAAGGCCGGGCTGGCGCCCGAGGACATCGACTGCGTGATCGGTGCGGTCGCCGGGGACCTGCAGCCGATCCCGTGCACTGCTGCGCTGGTCTGGGAGCGGATCGCGCCGCGCGCTTCGGTGGCCGCCTTCGACGTGAACTCCACGTGCACCAGCTTCGTCACGGCCGTGGATGTGGCCTCGCGCTACCTGGCCGACGGCGAGTACCAGCGGATCCTGATCATCTCCGGGGACGTGGCCTCACGCTTCCTCAACCCGGACCAGCCGGAGAGCAACGAGCTCTTCTCCGACGCTGCCGCTGCCGTGGTGCTCACCCGCGGCCAGGACCCCGAACGCGGGGTGCTGACCAGCCTGCAGCGGACCTGGGCCGAGCACGCCCACGACACCGAGATCCGGGGCGGCGGCAGCCTGCTCCCGCCACACGACTACGCCCGGCACGACCGGGCCGACTACCAGTTCGACATGGACGGGCGCCGCGCGCTGCGGAACATGGTGCGGGTGCTGCCGGAGTTCTTCGACACCTTCTTCGCTCGGCTCGACGCGCAGGCAGGCCTGGGGTTGGCGGACGTGGATCTGGTGGTGCCGCACCAGGCCAGCCGGGCACTGGGCCTGGCGATGCACAGGATCGGCGTCCCGGCCGAGCAGTACGTGGACTGGGTGAGCGAGGCCGGCAACATGGTCTCCGCCTCGGTGCCGTTCGTGCTGGCCCGCTGCCTGGATTCCGGGCGGGTGCAGCGCGGGGACGTAGTGGTGCTCTGCGGCACCGCCGCCGGGCTGACCGCGAACGCGCTCGCGCTGCGGCTCTAG
- a CDS encoding F390 synthetase-related protein, with the protein MSKLRTAVVLAKTRWGPRPRTRAALERYQQRRIRKHLRFLRARSPFYAHVYALTDAPVMDKAMMMAHFDRLNTVGVRRTDAEALALAAERSRDFAPMLDTIAVGLSSGTSGHRGLFLVSPADRDAWAGTVLAQTLPPGLTGHRIALFLRANNALYETVRSKLVDFRYYDLTVPITQHLADLAAYAPTILVAPPSVLRLLADAGHELGDLQRVYSVAEVLDPGEAETFATAFGQERLHQLYQCTEGFLAHTCARGVLHLNEQQVLIEPEWLDEDRFVPVVTDFSRRTQPIVRYRLNDVLVARRGRCACGSVLRAIERIEGRADDTLLLGGAVVFADLVSRAVIAADGFTEYRVVQTGPANLEVHLDDLSAAPAVRAELDALWQRLGIVAPSTEFLPYAADPAVKRRRVRRDWQGAEDAAV; encoded by the coding sequence GTGAGCAAGCTGCGCACCGCCGTCGTGCTGGCGAAGACCCGATGGGGCCCGCGCCCGCGCACCCGCGCGGCCCTGGAGCGCTACCAGCAGCGCCGGATCCGCAAGCACCTGCGCTTCCTGCGCGCCCGCTCTCCGTTCTACGCGCACGTGTACGCCCTCACCGACGCGCCGGTGATGGACAAGGCCATGATGATGGCGCACTTCGACCGGCTGAACACAGTCGGCGTGCGCCGCACCGACGCCGAGGCCCTGGCCCTGGCAGCCGAGCGCAGCCGCGACTTCGCGCCGATGCTGGACACGATCGCCGTCGGGCTGTCCTCCGGCACCTCCGGGCACCGCGGCCTGTTCCTGGTCAGCCCCGCCGACCGGGACGCCTGGGCCGGCACTGTCCTCGCCCAGACCTTGCCGCCGGGGCTGACCGGGCACCGGATCGCCCTGTTCCTGCGTGCGAACAACGCCCTGTACGAGACGGTCCGCTCGAAGCTGGTGGACTTTCGCTACTACGACCTGACCGTGCCGATCACCCAGCACCTGGCGGACCTGGCCGCGTACGCCCCGACCATCCTGGTGGCGCCACCCTCGGTGCTGCGGCTGCTCGCCGACGCCGGCCACGAGCTGGGCGACCTGCAGCGGGTGTACTCGGTGGCCGAAGTGCTCGATCCCGGCGAAGCCGAGACCTTCGCCACAGCGTTCGGCCAGGAGCGCCTGCACCAGCTGTACCAGTGCACCGAAGGCTTCCTCGCCCACACCTGCGCCCGTGGGGTGCTGCACCTGAACGAGCAACAGGTGCTGATCGAGCCGGAGTGGCTGGACGAGGACCGGTTCGTGCCGGTGGTGACCGACTTCTCCCGCCGTACCCAGCCGATCGTGCGCTACCGGCTGAACGATGTGCTGGTCGCTCGCCGGGGCCGGTGCGCCTGCGGCAGTGTGCTGCGCGCGATCGAGCGGATCGAGGGCCGCGCGGACGACACGCTGCTCCTCGGCGGCGCCGTGGTGTTTGCCGACCTGGTCTCCCGCGCGGTGATCGCCGCCGACGGGTTCACCGAGTACCGGGTGGTGCAGACCGGGCCGGCGAACCTTGAGGTGCACCTGGACGACCTGTCGGCCGCTCCCGCGGTGCGCGCCGAGCTCGATGCGCTCTGGCAGCGGCTCGGAATCGTGGCGCCGAGCACCGAGTTTCTGCCGTATGCTGCCGATCCGGCGGTGAAACGGCGCCGAGTACGGAGGGACTGGCAGGGGGCTGAGGATGCGGCAGTGTGA
- a CDS encoding MBL fold metallo-hydrolase yields MSELRAYTCGRTQHDVAQLIAGHPRERRTFASTVFCYTSGDRRVLFDTGYAPQPWRTGLAGRLYQRLLPPDLPPEQEIAAQLDPASITHVVLSHLHPDHIGGLRHFPHAALVLHRGLLATLANPRLREGLLPGLLPDWFADATRDPGTVIVDQFTPGPFGLDTCDLFGDGSYQLVDLPGHARGHLGALIEGRVLLAGDAAWGRDLLGEVEQMRAVPRWITHDGAAHLATSGRLLEAERGGARLLFSHDDHPSGVNLL; encoded by the coding sequence ATGTCTGAGCTGCGCGCCTACACCTGCGGTCGCACCCAGCACGACGTCGCTCAGCTGATCGCCGGCCACCCTCGCGAACGACGCACATTTGCGTCCACGGTGTTCTGCTACACGTCCGGGGACCGCCGCGTCCTGTTCGACACCGGCTACGCGCCGCAGCCCTGGCGCACCGGTCTGGCCGGACGCCTCTACCAACGGCTCCTACCGCCGGACCTGCCACCGGAGCAAGAGATCGCCGCCCAGCTCGACCCGGCCAGCATCACCCATGTGGTGCTCTCCCACCTGCACCCGGACCACATCGGCGGCCTGCGCCACTTTCCCCACGCCGCCCTCGTCCTACACCGCGGTCTCCTCGCCACGCTCGCGAACCCCCGGCTGCGCGAGGGCCTGCTCCCCGGCCTGCTCCCGGACTGGTTCGCCGACGCCACCCGCGATCCCGGCACCGTGATCGTCGACCAGTTCACCCCAGGCCCGTTCGGCCTGGACACCTGTGACCTGTTCGGCGACGGCAGCTACCAGCTGGTGGACCTACCCGGGCACGCCCGCGGCCACCTCGGCGCCCTGATCGAGGGCCGTGTGCTGCTCGCCGGGGACGCCGCCTGGGGCCGGGACCTGCTCGGTGAGGTGGAACAGATGCGCGCGGTGCCGCGCTGGATCACGCACGACGGCGCAGCTCACCTGGCCACGTCCGGTCGCCTCCTCGAGGCCGAACGCGGGGGAGCGCGGCTGCTCTTCTCCCACGACGACCACCCCAGCGGGGTGAACCTGCTGTGA
- a CDS encoding ABC transporter substrate-binding protein, which produces MKLKKSRRTTIAVAGVAASALLLAACSSGTDGGGGDSGGAEPIDAEQVAEEGGDLLIWGWGNAMEPMVEGFMEAYPNVNAELVNVGTGTDHYTAVENAIQAGSGIPDVIVMEYQAVSQFALNGTLADLSGYGADQYTDTFTPGTWDAVQFDDGIYTLPMSSGPMALFYNQSVFDEHNIDVPETWEEFLEAGRALKEADPNAYIANDTGSANLLQGLMWQQGYQPYQVDGENVTISFDSPEVENYTALWQQLIDEDLVAPISDWSDEWYQGLADGTIATLVSGAWMPANFESGVQGAAGDWRVAPMPQWESGAQSSAENGGSGLGVVDASENQELAYAFVEWATTGDGVQTRLNDTFPATTADLESEEFLSLESDYFGGQRINEIFAESAANVPEGWSFLPYQVYANSILNDNIGTAYTGDTPLAEGLQSWQDALVAYGQDQGFTVNG; this is translated from the coding sequence GTGAAACTCAAGAAATCACGACGCACCACGATCGCTGTTGCCGGCGTTGCCGCATCCGCGCTTCTGCTCGCCGCCTGTAGCTCTGGCACCGATGGCGGTGGCGGCGATAGCGGCGGTGCCGAACCCATCGATGCTGAACAGGTCGCCGAGGAGGGCGGCGACTTGCTCATCTGGGGATGGGGCAACGCGATGGAACCCATGGTCGAGGGCTTCATGGAGGCCTACCCGAACGTCAATGCCGAGCTGGTCAACGTTGGTACCGGAACCGACCACTACACCGCCGTGGAGAATGCCATCCAGGCGGGATCGGGGATCCCGGATGTCATCGTCATGGAGTACCAGGCGGTTTCTCAGTTCGCGCTGAACGGTACGCTCGCCGACCTGTCCGGCTACGGGGCGGACCAGTACACGGATACGTTCACACCGGGCACCTGGGACGCCGTGCAGTTCGACGACGGCATCTACACGCTGCCGATGAGCTCGGGTCCGATGGCGCTCTTCTACAACCAGTCGGTCTTCGATGAGCACAACATCGACGTCCCCGAGACCTGGGAGGAGTTCCTCGAGGCAGGGCGGGCCTTGAAGGAGGCCGACCCGAACGCCTATATCGCCAACGACACCGGCTCGGCGAACCTGCTCCAGGGACTGATGTGGCAGCAGGGCTACCAGCCCTACCAGGTTGACGGCGAGAATGTCACGATCAGCTTCGACAGTCCCGAGGTGGAGAACTACACCGCGTTGTGGCAGCAGCTGATCGACGAGGACCTCGTGGCCCCGATCAGCGACTGGAGCGACGAGTGGTACCAGGGTCTGGCCGATGGCACGATCGCCACGCTGGTCTCAGGTGCCTGGATGCCCGCGAACTTCGAATCCGGTGTGCAAGGTGCGGCTGGAGACTGGCGGGTGGCGCCGATGCCTCAGTGGGAGTCGGGAGCGCAGAGCTCTGCCGAGAACGGCGGATCCGGCCTGGGCGTCGTCGACGCCTCGGAGAACCAGGAGCTCGCGTACGCGTTCGTCGAGTGGGCGACCACCGGTGACGGCGTCCAGACCCGGCTGAACGACACGTTCCCCGCGACCACTGCTGATCTGGAGTCTGAGGAGTTCCTCAGCCTGGAGTCGGACTACTTCGGTGGTCAGCGCATCAACGAGATCTTCGCCGAATCGGCTGCGAATGTGCCTGAGGGTTGGTCGTTCCTGCCCTACCAGGTGTATGCGAACTCGATCCTCAATGACAACATCGGCACTGCCTACACCGGTGATACCCCGCTCGCTGAGGGCCTGCAGAGCTGGCAGGACGCCCTCGTGGCCTATGGCCAGGACCAGGGCTTCACGGTGAACGGATGA
- a CDS encoding sialidase family protein → MVHRRHGARARVGLRSAIAALALGALGVTMAVTPATGAPVEPTDPGDAAEEVEFAEDVIFERGEDGYFCFRIPAVVETNDGTLLAFAEGRRSSGCDDSGDIDTVLRRSQDGGDTWGPIEVVFDAGVDTAGNPTPVVDSDSGRIALITTHNPALNHNLRTPYLQYSEDDGATWSEPEDIGDDITDPDWEKWLATGPGAGIQLDHGPHAGRMVIGMNHEGYIFGSESHQTGASLAYSDDGGLTWQHGAEADLDPAELKPQELTLAELPDGQILVSGRDQHGAAEGTRAFTTSSDGGESFDGAFENDPDLQTPVSQGSMTSFVDADGTERVLFSGGSHPRSRVVLSVRSSFDGGATWQTWDEGRVVNWGNAGYSDLLAVSDGTLALAYETGEEDAYREIRVARFNSAYLDSANEEAPGVIEHPPGPTTPDVSPRENTAYVRGEPHIVDGVHESAFEFDLAAGDGDFDDRVDVPYGPDVDLDDSDFTISTWFRYGEESHDQTLVWAYHMGSGLPGLWIRAEPGSDRVRAMLGTETGDLTLTTEGAYNDQEWHHLAMTRTADTVQLWVDGEVAAEGSAPQGSITRGGELLGIDGFFFGQRLDGVNRLAGAMDDVRIYDVALGTQQIGALADGETGLDAEEDLRLHLPFDEVTDGDEPSDPTERLTRLADAVTEYVAAGDIEGPVVNRLTRAVEQAQRHWENDRSRPGIRALERFVRGLENPNNSDAVTEAASIDLRDQATAVIDNW, encoded by the coding sequence ATGGTGCACCGCAGACATGGTGCACGAGCGAGGGTCGGCCTTCGGTCGGCGATCGCCGCACTCGCCCTCGGCGCGCTCGGAGTGACGATGGCCGTGACGCCGGCCACCGGCGCACCGGTGGAGCCGACCGATCCAGGCGATGCCGCGGAGGAGGTCGAGTTCGCCGAGGACGTGATCTTCGAGCGCGGAGAGGACGGCTACTTCTGCTTCCGGATCCCCGCAGTAGTCGAGACCAACGACGGCACTCTGCTGGCGTTCGCCGAGGGTCGGCGCAGCAGCGGCTGCGACGACTCCGGCGACATCGATACGGTCCTTCGTCGCTCTCAGGACGGTGGCGATACCTGGGGACCGATCGAGGTCGTCTTCGATGCCGGCGTCGACACCGCGGGTAACCCGACGCCGGTGGTGGACTCCGACAGTGGCCGTATCGCTCTTATTACCACCCACAACCCGGCGCTGAATCACAACCTGCGCACGCCCTACCTGCAGTACTCGGAAGACGATGGCGCCACCTGGAGTGAGCCTGAGGACATCGGTGACGACATCACCGACCCGGACTGGGAGAAGTGGCTGGCGACTGGTCCGGGTGCCGGAATCCAGCTCGATCACGGCCCGCACGCGGGCCGGATGGTCATCGGGATGAATCACGAGGGCTACATCTTTGGTTCGGAGTCCCACCAGACCGGGGCCAGCCTGGCCTACAGCGATGACGGCGGACTGACCTGGCAGCACGGCGCTGAGGCCGACCTCGACCCTGCCGAACTCAAGCCGCAGGAACTGACCCTGGCTGAGCTTCCCGACGGCCAGATCCTGGTCTCGGGCAGGGACCAGCACGGGGCGGCCGAGGGCACCCGGGCGTTCACCACCAGCTCCGACGGTGGGGAGTCCTTCGACGGTGCCTTCGAGAACGACCCTGACCTGCAGACGCCCGTCTCGCAAGGGTCGATGACGAGTTTCGTGGACGCCGACGGCACCGAGCGAGTGCTGTTCTCCGGAGGTTCACATCCCCGCTCCCGCGTCGTCCTCTCGGTGCGGTCCTCCTTCGACGGCGGCGCCACCTGGCAGACCTGGGACGAGGGGCGCGTAGTCAACTGGGGCAACGCGGGCTACTCGGACCTCCTCGCCGTGTCGGACGGCACCCTGGCTCTCGCCTACGAGACGGGCGAGGAGGACGCCTACCGGGAGATTCGGGTCGCACGTTTCAACAGCGCCTACCTGGACTCTGCGAACGAGGAGGCGCCCGGCGTGATCGAGCACCCGCCCGGGCCGACCACTCCGGATGTCTCTCCGCGTGAGAACACCGCCTACGTGCGCGGCGAGCCGCACATCGTCGACGGTGTCCACGAGAGCGCCTTCGAGTTCGACCTGGCCGCCGGCGACGGCGACTTCGACGACCGGGTGGACGTGCCCTACGGGCCTGATGTCGATCTGGACGACTCGGACTTCACCATCTCGACCTGGTTCCGGTACGGCGAGGAGAGCCATGACCAGACCCTGGTCTGGGCATACCACATGGGCAGCGGGCTTCCCGGCCTGTGGATCCGCGCCGAGCCTGGCTCCGACCGGGTCCGGGCCATGCTCGGCACCGAGACCGGTGATCTGACCCTGACCACCGAGGGTGCCTACAACGACCAGGAGTGGCACCACCTCGCCATGACCCGCACGGCAGACACGGTCCAGCTGTGGGTCGACGGCGAAGTCGCCGCCGAAGGCTCGGCACCGCAGGGGTCGATCACCAGAGGTGGCGAGTTACTCGGCATTGACGGCTTCTTCTTCGGCCAGCGTCTCGACGGCGTCAACCGGCTCGCCGGTGCCATGGACGATGTCCGCATCTACGACGTCGCTCTCGGCACCCAGCAGATCGGTGCACTGGCCGACGGCGAGACTGGGCTCGATGCTGAGGAAGACCTGCGCCTGCATCTCCCCTTCGATGAGGTCACCGATGGCGATGAGCCCTCGGATCCGACCGAACGGCTCACCCGTCTCGCGGACGCCGTGACGGAGTACGTGGCTGCCGGTGATATCGAAGGCCCGGTGGTGAACCGTCTGACACGCGCCGTGGAGCAGGCGCAGCGGCATTGGGAGAATGATCGGTCCAGGCCTGGGATCAGAGCGCTGGAGCGTTTTGTCCGCGGCCTGGAGAACCCGAACAACTCCGACGCCGTGACCGAGGCAGCCAGCATCGACCTGCGGGACCAGGCCACTGCCGTCATCGACAACTGGTAG